A window of the Nyctibius grandis isolate bNycGra1 chromosome 9, bNycGra1.pri, whole genome shotgun sequence genome harbors these coding sequences:
- the C9H2orf69 gene encoding mitochondrial protein C2orf69 homolog, with protein MSRRCPPAAASLLRGLVGPAALCLGRSMSLCGAPAACAAGPAGGGGSGAGFSSARLSPPWLRLPEVPGAEPHRANELLLLLPPAPRGPAPPQHHVVYFPGDVQNYHDIMSCHPENFQWEHWSFENVATILARRFPNSFIWVVKCSRMHLHKFSCYDNFVASNMFGAPEHSTDFGAFKHLHALLVNAFRLSQNILLSQKSVRGVSKDAKIAACKSQPQSVPTTNGCSSTERERDCECSNNSAMNFIIPSAVGAVSFTLIGFSKGCVVLNQLLYELKEAKKDKNTDAFLKNIKAIYWLDGGHSGGSNTWVTYPEVLKELAQTGIEVHAHVTPYQVFDTMRSWIGREHEKFVQILEEFGVEINDQLHFADDVPSLDNHFRVHEVF; from the exons ATGAGCAGGCGCTGCCCGCCGGCCGCCGCCTCGCTGCTGCGGGGGCTCGTCGGCCCCGCCGCCCTCTGCCTGGGCAGGAGCATGAGCCTCTGCGGGGCGCCGGCCGCCTGCGCCGCGGGGcctgcgggcggcggcggcagcggcgcggGCTTCTCCTCAGCGCGGCTGAGCCCGCCGTGGCTGCGGCTGCCCGAGGTGCCGGGCGCGGAGCCGCACCGGGCCAacgagctgctgctgctactgccgccggccccgcgcggcccggccccgccgcagcaTCACGTTGTCTACTTCCCGGGGGACGTGCAG aactATCATGACATCATGTCCTGCCACCCAGAAAACTTTCAGTGGGAGCACTggagttttgaaaatgttgctaCCATACTTGCTCGCCGGTTCCCTAATAGCTTTATTTGGGTTGTAAAATGTTCTCGAATGCACCTGCACAAATTCAGTTGTTACGACAACTTTGTGGCAAGCAACATGTTTGGAGCGCCAGAGCACAGCACTGACTTTGGAGCTTTCAAGCATCTCCATGCATTGCTAGTTAATGCATTCAGACTCTCTCAGAATATTCTGCTGTCCCAGAAAAGTGTGCGTGGTGTCAGCAAGGATGCAAAAATAGCTGCTTGTAAATCACAGCCGCAGTCTGTTCCTACAACGAATGGCTGCTCATCcacagaaagagagcgagatTGTGAATGCTCTAATAATTCTGCTATGAACTTCATTATACCGTCTGCTGTAGGTGCAGTGTCATTTACTTTGATTGGCTTCAGTAAAGGTTGTGTGGTTTTGAACCAGCTGCTTTATGAGCTGAAAGAAGCTAAAAAAGACAAGAATACAGATGCcttcttaaaaaacataaaagcaattTACTGGTTGGATGGTGGTCACTCAGGAGGAAGCAATACTTGGGTTACTTACCCTGAAGTGCTGAAAGAACTTGCACAGACAGGAATTGAAGTTCATGCTCATGTTACACCATACCAAGTGTTTGACACAATGAGGTCATGGATTGGGAGAGAGCATGAGAAATTTGTACAGATACTTGAAGAATTTGGTGTGGAAATAAATGATCAACTGCATTTTGCTGATGACGTTCCCTCCTTAGATAACCATTTCAGAGTTCATGAAGTATTCTGA